One segment of Haemophilus influenzae DNA contains the following:
- the lspA gene encoding signal peptidase II, with the protein MSKKSGLSFLWLSAVAFVVDLFTKYIVVQKFDLYESVNVLPVFNLTYVRNYGAAFSFLADHSGWQQYFFISLALAISGMLVYFLAKNNAEQKIQNSAYALIIGGALANMVDRAYNGFVVDFFDFYWDIYHYPVFNIADIAICIGTGLLALDAFKSEKKKVQDKQVEKCGQK; encoded by the coding sequence ATGTCCAAAAAATCAGGGCTTTCGTTTTTATGGTTAAGTGCGGTCGCTTTCGTGGTGGATTTGTTTACAAAATACATTGTGGTACAAAAATTTGATTTGTATGAAAGTGTTAATGTGCTGCCTGTTTTTAACCTGACTTATGTTCGCAATTATGGCGCAGCATTTAGTTTCTTGGCAGATCATAGTGGCTGGCAACAATATTTCTTTATTTCGTTGGCATTGGCTATTTCAGGCATGTTGGTTTATTTTTTAGCAAAAAATAATGCCGAACAAAAAATCCAAAATTCTGCTTATGCACTGATTATTGGTGGTGCATTAGCGAATATGGTAGATCGAGCTTACAATGGTTTCGTCGTGGATTTCTTTGATTTCTATTGGGATATTTATCATTATCCAGTGTTTAATATCGCTGATATTGCCATTTGTATTGGCACAGGGTTGTTAGCATTGGATGCGTTTAAGAGCGAAAAGAAAAAAGTACAAGATAAACAAGTAGAAAAGTGCGGTCAGAAATGA